The genomic window GGTACCGGTCCATAAATATATTTAAACACGGACTTCATTATCTATCTTTCGACAAATTCTTTTATTTTATCCACAATACCCATAAACGCCTCAGCGGCTTTTGATTTCTCTTGGAAAGAAACAAACGGTGTTCCCTTATCCCCAAACTCAACAAATTCCGGTTGAAACGGCACTTCCCCCAAAAACGGGACTTTTAATCCTTGCGCAGCTTTCTCGCCGCCACCTTTTTTAAAAATATCTGTTTGGCCATGGCAATGCGGACAAATAAACCCACTCATATTTTCAATTATACCGATTACCGGTATTTTTATTTCCTGAGCGAACAGAACGCTTTTACGCGCATCAAGTATAGCGACATCCTGCGGCGTAGTTACAATAATAATCCCACTTACATTGGGAATAAGCTGACAAGCGCTTAAAGGCTCATCTCCTGTTCCGGGAGGCGAATCAATAACTAGATAATCTAAATCACCCCAGTTCACATCGCTCAAAAATTGCCGGATCACCGCGGCTTTGGCAGGCCCACGCCAAATTATCGGCTGATCAGGATTGTAGCCTGAAAGAGCGATACTCACCGCTTTAAGATTTGCGCTCACTAAAACGGGCTCTATCCCAAATTCACAAGAAAAGATTGTTCGGTCTTCTACTCCCAGCATTTTCGCAATATTAGGCCCGTGAAGATCAATATCTAAAATACCCACCGAATTACCGGAGAGTGAAAGTGCATACGCAAGATTAACCGCCACCGTTGTCTTTCCCACCCCGCCTTTACCGCTCATGACGATAAGAGGATACTTAATTCTAGACATCTTTTCTTTAAGCTGTTTTTCCTGCTCCATTAAATTTTGCTCATTCATTTTTTAATTCCCCTTTTTACTTTTTTAATAAATAATCCGCGATTGCCCTGTAAAGAGTGCTTACAGAAAGTATCGAACAGTGCAAGTGATCTGCGGGTAAACCCTTCAGTTGTTTAATCACCTCTCCCGCTGAAATAGCTAATGCTTCATTGATAGTTTTGCCATAAGCCAAATGCGCGGCCATTGCAGCGCATGCCCTTGTGGCGCCGCATCCATCTGTGTAATATTTAATATCGGTAATCCTTTTATCTTCAATCACCAAACAGAACTCCATCGCGTCCCCGCAAGGCCCTTTTAAATATGACGAACTTGTGGGATCGTTCATTCTGCCAAAAAACTTTGGATCATTCAAAAGCTTAATAACCTCTTTAGGGTAACCAAAGGATTCTTCTTTATTACTCTTGTTTTCCATATAAGCATCCTTTCTAAAAGATTCTCTATCTATACAGGCGCGTACTCGTTTTATCTTCAAAACTCAGCATGCTCTGGGCATTAACTGGCAGTTTAGACTCGCTAATAAATACCTTAAAGTTTCCTAAATGAACACATTGCCCGCTGTGCTCATTTGAAAAAAGGTATTGCTTTTTTGTATCCAAACTATTAATGTTTCCGCTTTCGTCCGCGTAGGCAGAAACAAAATCAACTCCGTTCTTGGTTAAGACAAAAACTGGTATTTGTTTGGAAAGCTGTATTATCGCCAAAGGCCCGATCATCTGGCGCACATCAAAAGAAGCGCAGCTCCACACCAAGTCAGCGTAATCGCGTATCATAGTAATCTTATCATTAGTTATACCAGTTGTGCATACCACCAATGAAATTATTTTAACGCTGTTTTCTTTTTCTAATAAACGCAGCCTCTTTAAATTCTCAGCCGAATCTCCACTTATAGTAACGGCGATAGTTTTATACCCTGCTTTTATCGCTTCCTTAACCCCTTGAAACTGATCAATAAGCGCGTTTTCAGATACTATTCGGCAACCGGCAGTTTTAAGTTTACCAATAATGCCTTTAATTGGCGATGTTAGCAACAAGCTATTCATTCGAGCGCCTATACCTTGAACAACTTCCGGCGCGTCCGTGATAACTGTACCGGCCCCTTCACAGACTACAACTGCCGCGTCAATCGCGCTCTTTCTCAGCGCGAACATAAGCATCTCTGAGGCCCCATATGGAATTGAAACATCTCCGCAGGAAAGCTCTCTATTATCAGTGAAAAAACCATAATCTTCTATTTTTGATTCAATTGCGCTTTTAACAGCTTCCTTATCGTTACCTTGTATTTTGCTAAAATCTTTACACAGATGTTTTGCTAATGGACAAAACCTAAGCGTTGGCTCGGTAATATTAATTACTTGCCCGTAAGATACGCTCACAAAGGATGAAAAATATTTTAATACGTGAATATCCCGCTTATTTATGGAATCCATAATTTAAACCTGTAGTTTTTCCCAAATGCCGCGAATCTCATCCTTAACTGGCGTATCCTTGTATTCCATAATCGTCTTACCCTCAACCATGGCCTCTACCACTGTTTTATCAAACCTGACTTTACCGATTAACGAAATCCCGTTTTTTGCGCAATGATCTTCTATTTTTTCTGACATATCCGGGTTTAAATCATATTTATTAATTACTAGCCGCGAGGGAACATTAAAATGCTTGGTTACTTCTATAACCCTTAAAGCATCATGCAAACCGGATAACGTAGGCTCAGTTACTACTACCGCGCAATCAATTCCAGAAAGTGAAGCAATAACAGGACATCCTATACCCGGAGCGCCGTCAATAATTACCCAATCGCAATTATTCTTCTCTGCCAGCTCTTTTACCTGCTTTCTCACCAAAGAAACAAGTTTTCCTGAATTCTCTTGGGCAATCCCAAGCTTAGCGTGTACCATAGGCCCAAAGCGAGTCTCGGAAATAAACCATTCTCCCGCAAGATTCTCTTCCATCTTTATAGCGCCAACCGGGCAAATATGGCTGCAAAAACCACAACCTTCGCAAGAAACATGATCAATCACAAAACCATCACTTATAGCATTAAACCTACAAGCTGCTATACACTTCCCGCATTGCTGACAGACTTTCTTATCAATTACAGCACTTAGTCCGCTTCTGAAATCATGGCGTTCTTTGATTTTTGGTTGTAACAATAAATGCAGATCCGCGGCATCCACATCACAATCAGCCATAACATGATTCTTCGCCAAAGCCGCAAACGCTCCGGTGATCACGGTTTTACCCGTGCCACCTTTTCCGCTGATAACTACAATTTGTTTCATCATATTTATCTTTTAAAAATAAATATCCCTCTCTCCACTTTCAATCTTTTTATAATATTCAATAAGTTTTGGATAAAACGATGGCAAACGATTCTTCACCTCGCCTATTTCTTTAACAATAACTGCCTCACCAACCGCTTTCGTCTGCGGCGTCGCAAAATCATCAAGCCATTCCCTAAATGTAAGTATCGCGTTTAATTTACAAAATTCGCCTTCTTTTCCGGAACGTAAAAGCTCCATAATACATCCTCCCGTCCTGCCACAACGATATCCGGCAGTACAAAAAGATGTGATGTATCCCATCTGTGCCAGCTCCGCGATAACTTCATCAAGTGTGCGAATATCTCCTAATAAAAACTGTTGCCGGTCTTCTTTTTGCCCGAAAGATCTTTTACTATATGCGCCTATCCCGATACGCGTGGACGCGTCGGTTTGCGTGCACCCGATTGGAATTACTTCACGCCTAATCTTTGAACTCTCCCGAGCGGTAATAATCATGCCTGCGTAAGGTATAGCAAGCCGAATCACCGCGACAAGGCGTTTAAAATCTTCATCTGAAACTTTATATGAAGATTCAGAGATAGACAAAGCATTCATTGCAGGCTCAAGCCGCGGAAAAGAAACTGTGTGTGGCCCGATACCATTAAAACACCTTTCTAAATCACGGGCATGGCAGAGCAGCCCCATCACTTCAAATCTCCAATCGTATAAACCAAATAAAACACCAATACCCACATCATCAATACCCGCGTCCAAAGCCCGATGCATACAATAAAGCCGCCGATGGTAATTCCCTTTTATAGTAGAGGCGGGATGAAGATTTTGATATGTCTTATGATGGTATGTTTCCTGAAATACCTGATACGTGCCAATACCGGATTTTTTTAATATTTTAAGATCATCTATTGAAAGAGGAGCGCAATTCACATTCACCCGGCGAATTTGGCCAACCCCTTTCTTGGTTTTAACTTTTACTGAATAGATTGCCTCAAGCGTACCCGCGATATAGTTAACATCCGAATAAGGATGCTCACCGTAAACCGTAACCAGGCGCTTATGGCCTATTTCACCCGCCAAAACCTTTGTTTCCTCGCGTATTTGGTCAAATGAAAGTTTCTTTCTTTCAATGGAGTTATCGCTTTTAAAGCCGCAATACGCGCAATTGTTGATACAATAATTACTACAATACATCGGCGCAAAAGTTACGATACGATTATCGTATACTTTCTTTTTTACCAAAGCCGCAGTTAAAAAAATCTCATCCCACAAATCCTTATCTTGGACATTTAATAACGCTGCTGTTTGGTCTAAATCAAGAGTTTCTATAGCTAATGATTTCTTTAGAATATCTTTTACCCTGCAAGAATCGGGATTATGATTATCCTGCAACGCCTTCTCTATGGCAGCTTCATCAATAAAATCTTCTGTCCCCATATAACGGGTAATTTCTTCTGTTTTAATCATATTTATACAACTTTCCTTAACTATATCTTCCCGTACACATCCTGAGCAGCTAAAATAATCGGGTACATCGTCGGCGCGCTGGTTAAATAAGGATGCGTGGCTACCTGCAAAGTCTCTAGCTCCGTTGCCGACATACGCTTCTGGATAGCAATACCGATTATATTAATCATTTGCGCGCAAGACATACCACAGCTGACCTGGCCTCCTAAAATAATACCGGACTGTTTAGAGAAAATCAGCTTGATTTTACCCTTGTGTGCCCCCGGTAATAAAGCGGGATGTTTATCGACGCCGTCTATGCTACAAACGACAATTTCAAAATTCTCTTCCCGGGCAGTTTTTTCGGTAAGCCCCGCTGAACCCAAAACCAAGCCGTCAATATATGTCGAATATATGGCAATTGTCCCCTTGTTCTCACGGATAACTTTTATCTGATAAAGATTAGCTCCCGCGATTCTGGCTTCGGCCGTAGCGGTAGACGCCAGCATCACTGAAATGGCTTTCCGGGTATAAAAATCCCTTTTACAAGCACAATCTCCAATCGCGAAAATATCCGCATCAACCGAAACACGCATATACTCATCAGTTAAAATACCCTTACAAGACCCCAGTTCTAATCCGGCATCTACGGCTAGTTTTACATTCGGCTTTGAGCCGACACCAAGGATTACCCCCTCAATAGGTATCTCTTTACCATCACTAAATCTCACCTTTTCAACTTTATCTTGGCCGATTATTTCTTCAACCTGGGTATTAGTTAGGACATCAACTCCTTTTTCCTTTAAACGTATTTGGGCTATCTGCGAAAATTCTGGATCAAATGAGTTAGCCAGTAAATGCGGCAGCATTTCTACTAAGGTAACCTTTATTCCTTTTAATTTGGAAAGCTCATCAGCAAACTCAACACCGATAAATCCTCCTCCGATCACTAAAACATTTTTACAGCGTTTAATCTGTTCTATAACGTTCTTTAAATATCCCATTTCTTTATTTATTGGATATACCCCTTGTTTATCTACCCCTTTAATGGGTAAGATTAAAGGCATTGAACCAATTGCCAAAACTAACTTTTCGTAGGAATATTGAATTTTATTTGCCGAATCTACTATTCTATCTTTTCTGTTTATACTTACAGCTGCATCAATAGCTACTTCAATATTGTTCTTTTCCAAAGATGCCATCCCTAGTTTATTCTCATCAGGATTACTTAAGCTGGCAAACATATAAGGAATCCCGCAAGGAATTACTCCATCCGCAATATCTTTGATCACCGTAATGCTCTTATCAGGATAATATTTTCTTGCAGTTACCGCGCAAACCACTCCTGCGGGCCCGGCGCCGATAATTAATATGTCTGTCTTTTTATTCATAGCTTCTCCTCTTATTTCAACGATTCCAACATTACGCAAATGCCATGAACTACTTTAATATCGTTATCATGACAAAACTTGATGGAAGCCTGGCTCTCTGCCCCAGGCTGAAGCCAGGCTCTTCTTATGCCTTTTTGCAGGCATTCTTTTAAAATGCTTTCAGTTACTAACGGAGGTGTAACAATATTAGCGACATCCACACTATATGGAATATCGCTTATAGTTTTATAACAAACTCTGCCCTCAACTTCCCTCAAACGTGGATTAACAGGAAAAACCTCATAGCCTTTTTCTGTTAAATTAACTAAAATCTTATAGGCGAATTTGATTTCATTCCTGAATGATCCCACTACAGCGAATCGTTTCTGTTTTAGAAAATCTTTAACTAAATTTTCCATCTCTAATTATATTAAAAAGTCCCTGGAAATCTTTTTTATATTCTGGGAATGCCTGAACAATAGGTTCTCCCTTTGAATAGGCCATGGCTATTTCTCTTTTAAACGGTATTCTCATCAAGACGGGGATATTTTCTTGCTTACAATATTCTTCCGTTTTATTATTTCCTAAATCCGAGCGGTTGATGACTACCCCAAAGGGGATCTTTAATTTTCTCAAAACCTCAACCGCTAAAATCAGGTCATTCAAACCAAAAGGCGTGGGCTCAGTAACTAATACGCAAAAATCACTCCCCTTAACGGAAGTAACTACCGGACAAGACGTGCCCGGAGGAGCATCAATGATAACGGTTTTCTTAGGATTAATATGTTCTTTAACCTGGCGGATAAGCGGCGGAGACATTGCTTCGCCTATATTAAGCAAACCATGAATAAATTCTATTTTGCCGCAACTACCTATCTCAACTACCCCAATTTCTCTGTTTACTTCTTTTATTGCCTTTTCAGGGCAAAGAGCGCTGCAGGCGCCGCAGCCATGGCATAAATGCGCGAATACCAAAGTAGTTCCTTTTTTCCCACCTTGGCCGGGGAGTACCGCTATTGCGTTATAAACACAAACCTTAGCGCATTTACCGCAATAAACGCATTTTGAATCATCAATTTCCGGAACAGGGATATAGGCTTTATTTTGCTTTTTGATTACCGGTTTTAAAAAAATGTGGGCGTTAGGTTCTTCAACGTCACAGTCAAGAAACTGCACGTTATCAATGGATAACGCCAAATTAACCGCGACAGTAGTTTTACCCGTGCCACCTTTACCGCTAGCAATTGAAATGATCATTTATTTTATTTAAGTCTTTGCTTGCAATTAATACATGCTGATACATACTTTGGATACTCCTTACTAAAAAACATTTTTCCCTTAAATAGGCCTCGGCATCTGTTAATTTAGTTTTACCCACTTCATGCTTATTGCCTTCAAGAGCGTGGATCTTATCCATAATTTTTAAACCTTCTTCGGTAAAGTCAGCTAAGATTAATTTTCCATTTTGTGAAAGCAGCCTAATTAACTCATTAAACACTTGATAAGGATTGCGCAGATGATGGAGGACATTTACAGAAAAGACTGTGTCAAAACTGCCTTCAGAAAAACTGGTATGTTCGCCGTTTTCAATCCTAAAATCTACCTGCTTTTGGAAACCAAAATGCGCTATATTTAGTTTTGCGAAACGCTGCTCAACCGCGGATATATCAAAGGTAACAAAAGAATACCCTGCCTTAGCCAAAGCGAGCGCAAAATTCCCCTTACCAGTTCCAGCCTCAAGAATTTTCCCATGGAGAGGCTTCGCCTGAGCTAGGATAAAATCTCTTTCCTTTTCTACATCATAGCCAAAACTTTGATAAAGCTTTTTTCTTTCAAGATATATTTTATAATTCTCAAGAACTTCCTTATCCAAAATTTAATCCTTACTCTCTAACCATCATTATCCCACACTTAGGGCAATTCATTGAAGCACACGTCATACCTGCTTGATGTACAA from Candidatus Omnitrophota bacterium includes these protein-coding regions:
- a CDS encoding DUF2099 family protein, with product MDSINKRDIHVLKYFSSFVSVSYGQVINITEPTLRFCPLAKHLCKDFSKIQGNDKEAVKSAIESKIEDYGFFTDNRELSCGDVSIPYGASEMLMFALRKSAIDAAVVVCEGAGTVITDAPEVVQGIGARMNSLLLTSPIKGIIGKLKTAGCRIVSENALIDQFQGVKEAIKAGYKTIAVTISGDSAENLKRLRLLEKENSVKIISLVVCTTGITNDKITMIRDYADLVWSCASFDVRQMIGPLAIIQLSKQIPVFVLTKNGVDFVSAYADESGNINSLDTKKQYLFSNEHSGQCVHLGNFKVFISESKLPVNAQSMLSFEDKTSTRLYR
- a CDS encoding FAD-dependent oxidoreductase: MNKKTDILIIGAGPAGVVCAVTARKYYPDKSITVIKDIADGVIPCGIPYMFASLSNPDENKLGMASLEKNNIEVAIDAAVSINRKDRIVDSANKIQYSYEKLVLAIGSMPLILPIKGVDKQGVYPINKEMGYLKNVIEQIKRCKNVLVIGGGFIGVEFADELSKLKGIKVTLVEMLPHLLANSFDPEFSQIAQIRLKEKGVDVLTNTQVEEIIGQDKVEKVRFSDGKEIPIEGVILGVGSKPNVKLAVDAGLELGSCKGILTDEYMRVSVDADIFAIGDCACKRDFYTRKAISVMLASTATAEARIAGANLYQIKVIRENKGTIAIYSTYIDGLVLGSAGLTEKTAREENFEIVVCSIDGVDKHPALLPGAHKGKIKLIFSKQSGIILGGQVSCGMSCAQMINIIGIAIQKRMSATELETLQVATHPYLTSAPTMYPIILAAQDVYGKI
- a CDS encoding CoA-binding protein, producing MENLVKDFLKQKRFAVVGSFRNEIKFAYKILVNLTEKGYEVFPVNPRLREVEGRVCYKTISDIPYSVDVANIVTPPLVTESILKECLQKGIRRAWLQPGAESQASIKFCHDNDIKVVHGICVMLESLK
- a CDS encoding ATP-binding protein, with the translated sequence MKQIVVISGKGGTGKTVITGAFAALAKNHVMADCDVDAADLHLLLQPKIKERHDFRSGLSAVIDKKVCQQCGKCIAACRFNAISDGFVIDHVSCEGCGFCSHICPVGAIKMEENLAGEWFISETRFGPMVHAKLGIAQENSGKLVSLVRKQVKELAEKNNCDWVIIDGAPGIGCPVIASLSGIDCAVVVTEPTLSGLHDALRVIEVTKHFNVPSRLVINKYDLNPDMSEKIEDHCAKNGISLIGKVRFDKTVVEAMVEGKTIMEYKDTPVKDEIRGIWEKLQV
- a CDS encoding Mrp/NBP35 family ATP-binding protein, giving the protein MNEQNLMEQEKQLKEKMSRIKYPLIVMSGKGGVGKTTVAVNLAYALSLSGNSVGILDIDLHGPNIAKMLGVEDRTIFSCEFGIEPVLVSANLKAVSIALSGYNPDQPIIWRGPAKAAVIRQFLSDVNWGDLDYLVIDSPPGTGDEPLSACQLIPNVSGIIIVTTPQDVAILDARKSVLFAQEIKIPVIGIIENMSGFICPHCHGQTDIFKKGGGEKAAQGLKVPFLGEVPFQPEFVEFGDKGTPFVSFQEKSKAAEAFMGIVDKIKEFVER
- the hydG gene encoding [FeFe] hydrogenase H-cluster radical SAM maturase HydG → MIKTEEITRYMGTEDFIDEAAIEKALQDNHNPDSCRVKDILKKSLAIETLDLDQTAALLNVQDKDLWDEIFLTAALVKKKVYDNRIVTFAPMYCSNYCINNCAYCGFKSDNSIERKKLSFDQIREETKVLAGEIGHKRLVTVYGEHPYSDVNYIAGTLEAIYSVKVKTKKGVGQIRRVNVNCAPLSIDDLKILKKSGIGTYQVFQETYHHKTYQNLHPASTIKGNYHRRLYCMHRALDAGIDDVGIGVLFGLYDWRFEVMGLLCHARDLERCFNGIGPHTVSFPRLEPAMNALSISESSYKVSDEDFKRLVAVIRLAIPYAGMIITARESSKIRREVIPIGCTQTDASTRIGIGAYSKRSFGQKEDRQQFLLGDIRTLDEVIAELAQMGYITSFCTAGYRCGRTGGCIMELLRSGKEGEFCKLNAILTFREWLDDFATPQTKAVGEAVIVKEIGEVKNRLPSFYPKLIEYYKKIESGERDIYF
- a CDS encoding ATP-binding protein, whose amino-acid sequence is MIISIASGKGGTGKTTVAVNLALSIDNVQFLDCDVEEPNAHIFLKPVIKKQNKAYIPVPEIDDSKCVYCGKCAKVCVYNAIAVLPGQGGKKGTTLVFAHLCHGCGACSALCPEKAIKEVNREIGVVEIGSCGKIEFIHGLLNIGEAMSPPLIRQVKEHINPKKTVIIDAPPGTSCPVVTSVKGSDFCVLVTEPTPFGLNDLILAVEVLRKLKIPFGVVINRSDLGNNKTEEYCKQENIPVLMRIPFKREIAMAYSKGEPIVQAFPEYKKDFQGLFNIIRDGKFS
- a CDS encoding iron-sulfur cluster assembly scaffold protein; the protein is MENKSNKEESFGYPKEVIKLLNDPKFFGRMNDPTSSSYLKGPCGDAMEFCLVIEDKRITDIKYYTDGCGATRACAAMAAHLAYGKTINEALAISAGEVIKQLKGLPADHLHCSILSVSTLYRAIADYLLKK
- a CDS encoding class I SAM-dependent methyltransferase, which codes for MDKEVLENYKIYLERKKLYQSFGYDVEKERDFILAQAKPLHGKILEAGTGKGNFALALAKAGYSFVTFDISAVEQRFAKLNIAHFGFQKQVDFRIENGEHTSFSEGSFDTVFSVNVLHHLRNPYQVFNELIRLLSQNGKLILADFTEEGLKIMDKIHALEGNKHEVGKTKLTDAEAYLREKCFLVRSIQSMYQHVLIASKDLNKINDHFNC